A genomic stretch from Chitinophaga agri includes:
- a CDS encoding TlpA family protein disulfide reductase, which yields MTKWMSALAISLGISCQAYSQTDSVRLKGLGTPVAGDTIRLSYNPAGGPLEGKENIQGIIYMFNDYHWVADDITLSRHKGTWDGKYGIPANCAFVAIKFVTEENGFVNLADNNNDFGYVATTVNKEGAKLPGSVLAWGIFRRPSAHLAPEGYFEKFNISDEALEMWVRKEMKDFPQNMPKFFDSYLAMLQVSKGDEFAAVAPRNLERFGQMPDIGEAGYQLIWDTYRFKIKDAQKADSVKQVIIRKFPHGRVMRFDAYNAAATPNTAPEEKIARLEKFLQDFPVAAYRKDGQVTQNFIYLNTYRALATLYFDKGMFDKFLALIPELNFATLNEIYHGNIFKAFGLKLVPLEQLYPISKAYIDAMSQKVNDLSYQEGTRYTPRQARDNAIKQLDSKLMIHIRLLTKMGKYSEATPYLAQLSEAARYSNVKLNEARLTILENTGNKKMLLPTLEMCISTNAASPEMIEQLKKLYVERKGNADGFEKYIESLKSAEDIAKTKEEIKAALINIPYKAFRLKDMDGKTVNSADWKDKIVVLDFWATWCGPCKMAFPGMQMAVDKYATDHGVGFYFISIEENDKEYKNEVKKYIKSSGYRFNVLFDETDSKTGNNRGVFGSMTPIFKSSAIPRKVVVKNGVIRYTAEGYQGSPSKLYDELTYVIEILKAEK from the coding sequence ATGACTAAATGGATGAGCGCACTGGCGATATCCCTTGGCATCTCCTGCCAGGCATACAGCCAGACAGACAGCGTAAGGTTAAAAGGACTCGGCACACCGGTAGCAGGAGACACGATAAGGCTCAGCTACAATCCTGCCGGCGGGCCCCTGGAGGGGAAAGAGAACATACAGGGCATCATCTATATGTTCAATGATTATCACTGGGTAGCCGACGATATTACACTCAGCCGGCACAAAGGCACATGGGATGGTAAGTATGGCATACCGGCCAACTGTGCATTCGTTGCCATCAAATTTGTGACAGAAGAAAATGGCTTTGTGAACCTGGCCGATAACAATAATGACTTCGGATATGTAGCGACTACCGTAAATAAGGAAGGTGCAAAACTGCCTGGTAGCGTACTCGCCTGGGGCATTTTCCGCAGACCATCTGCACACCTCGCACCAGAAGGATACTTCGAAAAATTCAATATCAGTGATGAAGCACTGGAAATGTGGGTGAGAAAAGAGATGAAAGACTTCCCGCAGAACATGCCAAAGTTCTTCGACAGCTACCTGGCTATGCTCCAGGTGTCAAAAGGAGACGAGTTTGCAGCAGTAGCGCCACGCAATCTGGAACGCTTCGGACAAATGCCAGACATCGGTGAAGCTGGCTACCAGCTTATCTGGGACACCTACCGATTCAAAATAAAAGACGCACAGAAAGCAGATTCCGTAAAGCAGGTCATTATCCGGAAATTCCCCCACGGCAGGGTAATGCGCTTTGACGCGTACAATGCCGCAGCTACTCCCAACACTGCACCCGAAGAAAAGATCGCCAGGCTGGAAAAATTCCTGCAGGACTTCCCGGTCGCAGCATATCGAAAAGATGGACAGGTAACACAAAACTTCATATACCTGAACACTTACAGAGCACTGGCTACCCTGTATTTCGACAAGGGCATGTTTGACAAATTCCTGGCACTGATACCTGAACTGAACTTCGCTACACTGAACGAGATCTACCATGGTAACATCTTTAAAGCTTTTGGGTTGAAACTGGTACCGCTGGAACAGCTTTACCCTATCTCTAAAGCCTACATAGATGCAATGTCGCAGAAAGTTAATGACCTGTCTTACCAGGAAGGCACACGCTACACGCCCAGACAGGCCAGAGACAACGCCATAAAGCAACTGGACTCTAAGTTGATGATACACATCCGTTTACTAACCAAAATGGGTAAATACAGCGAAGCAACTCCCTACCTCGCTCAACTGTCTGAAGCCGCCAGATACAGCAACGTTAAGCTGAACGAAGCCAGACTGACTATCCTGGAGAACACCGGCAACAAAAAAATGCTGCTACCTACACTCGAAATGTGTATCAGCACCAATGCAGCCTCTCCTGAAATGATCGAACAGCTGAAAAAGCTGTATGTAGAAAGAAAGGGGAATGCTGATGGCTTCGAGAAATATATAGAGTCACTCAAATCGGCTGAAGACATTGCCAAAACAAAAGAAGAAATAAAAGCGGCACTGATCAATATTCCCTATAAAGCTTTCCGTCTGAAAGACATGGATGGTAAAACTGTCAATAGTGCTGACTGGAAAGATAAGATCGTGGTACTGGACTTCTGGGCCACCTGGTGCGGCCCCTGCAAAATGGCTTTCCCTGGTATGCAGATGGCGGTAGACAAATACGCGACCGACCATGGTGTAGGATTCTATTTTATCTCTATAGAGGAAAATGACAAGGAGTACAAAAACGAAGTGAAGAAATATATCAAATCTTCCGGCTATCGTTTTAATGTACTCTTCGATGAAACAGATAGCAAAACAGGTAACAACAGGGGCGTATTCGGATCGATGACACCCATCTTCAAGTCATCCGCGATCCCAAGGAAAGTAGTGGTTAAAAACGGCGTAATACGCTATACAGCGGAAGGGTACCAGGGTAGCCCAAGCAAATTATATGACGAACTGACTTACGTAATTGAAATATTAAAAGCAGAAAAGTAA
- a CDS encoding SusC/RagA family TonB-linked outer membrane protein has product MKLTILLLTVALMGASAKGVSQSVTLSGRNIPLEKTFETIRSQTGYHVFCDLRLLKEAPTVNVSAANMPLTEFLTIIFKDQPLQYLIREQTIFVSKKASSPVKEEQPGAVNAVFVQGIVLDDNENVLYGATVKVKGTERSIINQQDGRFVITVNVGDVLIISYVGYQTQEVKISNSTDLTIRLKRATINIDEINVKVSTGYQTISKERATGAYNVITAEELQDVPAPNILAKLEGKVPGVRFDIRANRIQIRTINTYSVNTAPLIVIDGFPLIAPNTDQQNLTTLGSVQSSNGSVLSTLNPNDIEQITFLKDAVATSIWGSRGANGVIVIETRKGKKGAPTISLSSTLGVSKPPSFSKLRWMSAAEYVDLEREMYDKGFFTDNTTLPWYFPLQNNNPSEVIEWLFKVKRGTATQAEADAALAAIGQRNNQSQIRKYLLRTAINQQHNLSVSGGGDNNTYYISANFNKDLPIYRSNSAQNTILTGNFTNDLFNKRVKLRTGFNYQYAKSVANIAAVEAMGQSLTSLRPYDMVVDANNQPIRRSITMRPEVNDSLVKLGYLPFTYSPVDELQYGNTTTMLNIIRLNTGLNVKLTNWMNLDVSGMYQRNISNMNTSNQLESYAARTIVNTGTVISPATRKPVYNVPYGGTVTLTDINAWDYNLRGMLNINYSFNTDHQVTAIAGTEIRQTYAQSYGSVRYGYDPAANSFATVNPTTPFMTMYGWTTTLGTNQTGISEQRNRYLSYFGNAGYTYKNRYNLSGSMRFDDYTLLGLDRSKRAKPFWSAGVKWAAQQEDFMQSFVWLTNLALRATYGTGGSVPLGGSNVPVITLNMTDPSTQLPIASIQNPANQQLGWELTRTTNLGIDIAVLNNRISANVDAYQKKSEGILATFPFNPTYGWSSLSYNTGTMRSHGIETGITAKIADHKNWGITSTFNFAYGKVKVTDSRFNTTLASTIVMGSTILNGYPVGAMFVYRSAGLNPETGQTRIYDRNDKIIESTTQLTSAFDIHDVKYVGQTSAPYHGGFFNTFRFKGFELGVQMTYYFGHKFLAPSINNYPMFSGDYYGVVGRQEALAHRWRKPGDEAFTDVPGLSNVNFNSITRYRFSDKLVRSADNIRLQQISLAYNFPAGILPKGVFRSLSVSGSARNLGLIWTKNKEGYDPEYLNASANYYSMPPVTSYLFNINVSF; this is encoded by the coding sequence ATGAAACTAACCATCTTATTACTGACCGTTGCATTGATGGGGGCCAGTGCAAAAGGAGTCTCTCAGTCCGTTACGCTCTCCGGCAGGAATATTCCCCTGGAGAAAACGTTCGAAACCATCCGCTCCCAGACGGGTTATCATGTGTTCTGCGACCTCCGTTTACTGAAAGAGGCGCCTACAGTGAATGTCAGTGCTGCCAACATGCCGCTGACCGAATTTCTGACCATTATATTCAAAGATCAGCCACTGCAATACCTGATCCGCGAGCAGACCATCTTCGTAAGCAAAAAGGCGTCTTCACCCGTTAAGGAAGAGCAGCCCGGTGCTGTTAATGCAGTGTTCGTCCAGGGTATTGTGCTCGATGACAATGAAAATGTACTATACGGCGCTACCGTGAAGGTAAAAGGCACGGAACGCTCTATCATCAATCAGCAGGACGGCCGTTTCGTGATTACCGTGAATGTCGGCGATGTGCTGATCATCAGCTACGTAGGGTATCAGACGCAGGAAGTGAAGATCTCCAACAGCACCGATCTGACCATCCGGCTGAAACGTGCCACTATCAATATCGATGAAATTAATGTTAAGGTATCTACCGGTTACCAGACGATCTCCAAAGAACGCGCTACCGGTGCCTATAACGTCATCACTGCCGAAGAGCTGCAGGACGTGCCTGCACCCAATATACTGGCGAAACTGGAAGGAAAAGTACCAGGCGTACGGTTTGACATCCGGGCCAACAGGATACAGATCCGCACGATCAACACATACAGTGTGAATACCGCACCGCTGATCGTTATTGACGGATTTCCACTGATCGCTCCCAATACTGATCAGCAGAACCTGACCACACTGGGTAGCGTGCAGTCATCCAATGGTTCCGTGCTCTCTACGCTTAACCCGAACGATATTGAACAGATCACCTTCCTCAAAGATGCGGTAGCCACCTCTATATGGGGTTCCCGCGGTGCAAATGGTGTGATCGTCATCGAAACCAGGAAAGGTAAAAAAGGAGCGCCGACCATCAGTCTCTCGTCCACACTGGGCGTATCAAAGCCGCCCTCCTTCTCTAAACTCCGCTGGATGAGCGCTGCTGAATATGTAGACCTGGAAAGAGAGATGTACGACAAAGGATTCTTTACTGACAATACCACACTGCCCTGGTATTTCCCTTTACAAAATAATAATCCGAGTGAAGTCATCGAATGGCTGTTCAAAGTAAAACGCGGTACGGCTACACAGGCAGAAGCGGACGCAGCACTCGCAGCGATCGGACAGAGAAATAATCAGTCACAGATCCGCAAATATCTGCTGCGCACGGCTATTAATCAGCAACACAACCTGTCCGTATCTGGTGGTGGTGACAATAACACTTATTATATTTCGGCCAACTTCAACAAAGACCTGCCTATCTACCGGAGCAACAGTGCCCAGAACACGATCCTGACCGGTAATTTCACCAATGACCTGTTTAACAAACGCGTAAAACTGAGAACAGGCTTTAACTACCAGTACGCAAAAAGTGTTGCCAACATCGCGGCCGTAGAAGCCATGGGACAATCACTTACCTCCCTCCGTCCTTATGATATGGTGGTAGATGCCAATAACCAGCCAATAAGACGCAGCATTACCATGCGTCCCGAGGTAAATGACAGCCTCGTAAAACTGGGCTATTTACCATTTACCTACAGCCCAGTGGATGAACTGCAGTATGGCAATACCACCACCATGCTCAATATCATCCGCCTGAACACAGGTCTGAACGTGAAGCTGACCAACTGGATGAACCTGGACGTCTCCGGAATGTACCAGCGGAACATCTCCAACATGAATACCAGTAACCAGCTGGAAAGTTATGCTGCCAGGACGATCGTCAATACCGGTACCGTTATCTCACCCGCTACACGCAAACCGGTATACAATGTGCCTTACGGTGGTACCGTGACACTTACGGATATCAATGCCTGGGATTACAACCTGCGGGGCATGCTGAATATCAACTATTCGTTCAACACCGATCACCAGGTGACAGCGATCGCCGGTACTGAGATCAGACAAACCTATGCACAGAGCTATGGTAGTGTCAGATATGGATACGACCCGGCGGCGAATAGCTTCGCTACCGTCAATCCGACCACTCCGTTCATGACCATGTACGGCTGGACAACCACCCTGGGCACCAACCAGACGGGTATATCAGAACAACGTAACCGTTATCTCTCTTACTTTGGCAATGCCGGATACACCTATAAAAACCGGTATAACCTCAGCGGTAGTATGCGCTTTGACGACTATACCCTGCTCGGACTGGATCGCAGCAAACGCGCTAAACCTTTCTGGTCAGCTGGTGTCAAATGGGCCGCTCAGCAGGAAGACTTTATGCAGTCATTCGTGTGGCTGACCAACCTCGCCCTGAGGGCTACCTATGGTACAGGAGGCTCTGTTCCGCTGGGTGGTAGCAATGTACCAGTCATTACACTGAATATGACCGATCCGAGCACGCAACTGCCTATAGCCAGCATCCAGAATCCGGCTAACCAGCAACTGGGATGGGAACTCACCCGTACCACCAACCTGGGTATCGATATTGCCGTGCTGAATAACCGGATCTCGGCCAATGTAGATGCTTATCAGAAGAAAAGTGAAGGGATCCTGGCCACTTTCCCGTTCAACCCTACCTACGGATGGTCATCCCTGAGCTATAACACCGGTACGATGAGAAGTCATGGTATTGAAACAGGTATAACCGCGAAGATCGCTGATCACAAAAACTGGGGGATCACATCCACCTTCAACTTTGCGTACGGTAAGGTAAAAGTGACTGATTCCCGGTTTAATACCACACTCGCTTCTACCATCGTGATGGGTAGCACCATACTGAATGGCTATCCGGTTGGTGCAATGTTCGTGTACAGGTCCGCAGGACTGAACCCGGAGACCGGACAAACACGCATCTATGACAGGAATGACAAGATCATTGAAAGCACCACGCAGTTGACCTCTGCTTTCGACATCCACGATGTTAAATATGTAGGTCAGACCTCAGCACCTTATCACGGTGGATTCTTTAATACCTTCCGCTTTAAGGGCTTTGAACTGGGTGTACAAATGACTTATTACTTCGGACATAAATTCCTGGCACCCTCCATTAATAACTATCCGATGTTCAGTGGTGATTACTATGGTGTTGTCGGAAGACAGGAAGCACTTGCCCACAGATGGCGCAAACCAGGTGATGAGGCATTTACAGATGTACCAGGCCTGAGCAATGTCAACTTTAACAGCATCACCCGTTACAGGTTCTCCGATAAACTGGTAAGAAGCGCTGATAATATCCGTCTTCAACAGATATCGCTGGCATACAACTTCCCGGCAGGTATATTACCAAAGGGTGTCTTCAGAAGCCTGTCTGTGAGCGGCAGCGCACGCAACCTCGGGCTGATCTGGACAAAGAACAAGGAGGGCTATGACCCTGAGTACCTCAACGCCAGCGCAAACTATTACAGTATGCCACCGGTGACCAGCTACCTGTTCAACATCAATGTATCATTCTAA
- a CDS encoding lipocalin family protein: MVKIHKVHVALLAGAGLLMLSTATAVTIPKGAVAVRPFYVDKFLGKWYEIARLDYKYEEDLNNVTATYSLRKDGAIRVDNRGYDYTKNKWKESIGKAKFAREEDMGRLKVSFFGPFYAGYNVIAIDREYKYALIAGNNLKYMWILSRETTIPDHVKESYLAKAREIGYDTDALVWCEHDGDQE; the protein is encoded by the coding sequence ATGGTCAAAATACATAAAGTCCACGTAGCCCTGCTGGCGGGCGCCGGTCTGCTGATGCTGAGTACCGCTACTGCTGTCACCATCCCCAAAGGTGCAGTAGCTGTAAGACCCTTCTATGTCGACAAGTTTCTTGGTAAATGGTATGAGATAGCCCGCCTGGACTATAAGTATGAAGAAGACCTGAATAACGTGACAGCTACTTACAGTCTGCGGAAAGATGGGGCTATCCGGGTCGATAACCGTGGCTACGATTACACAAAGAACAAGTGGAAGGAAAGTATCGGGAAAGCTAAATTTGCCAGAGAGGAGGACATGGGCAGATTAAAAGTTTCTTTTTTTGGACCATTCTATGCCGGGTATAACGTCATTGCCATTGACAGAGAATATAAATACGCATTGATCGCCGGAAATAATCTTAAATATATGTGGATCCTTTCCAGGGAAACGACAATCCCTGATCATGTGAAGGAAAGCTATCTGGCGAAGGCCAGGGAGATCGGTTATGATACAGATGCATTAGTGTGGTGCGAACATGATGGTGATCAGGAATGA
- a CDS encoding RagB/SusD family nutrient uptake outer membrane protein, which translates to MKRVIYLMAALLVVTGCRKYVEIDQIGTRTFKYTSDYRAILDNNNIMEGGISLSIYSGDDTRLLDSSKQVGLTDINANAYTWQPQYWSDIQGDVDWEKLYKIIYTCNEVMNGVLTSEKGTEDDKKQLYAEALVHRAYSYWCLVSLYAKQYDAATAATDPGVPLLLTPDLFASLKRASVATVYNQIISDVKEAIPALPDLPDYNTRPAKSAAYAILARTYLGMRDFANAKHYADLSLSIQSDILDLRQYTTNIAAFPYRLNDKEVIFSKIVNGFTFQGIQLDTALLSLLGDKDLRYTLFVRPGASFFPAFTGYGYWRYRYSREGNAIANGPTVAEMMLVKAECAARENDVNTAIDLLNTLREKRFAAADYTALQAGTAADALNSVVNERRREFFGTGLRWLDQKRLNKDAAFAATVTRRFKGVDYTLEPNSNRYVYPIGQKYILLNPEIEQNP; encoded by the coding sequence ATGAAAAGAGTAATATATCTTATGGCGGCCTTACTGGTTGTAACCGGTTGCCGTAAATACGTAGAGATCGATCAGATAGGTACCCGTACCTTTAAATATACCAGTGACTACCGCGCCATACTGGACAACAACAATATTATGGAGGGCGGCATCAGTCTGTCGATCTATTCAGGCGATGACACCCGCCTGCTGGACTCCTCCAAACAGGTAGGGCTCACGGACATCAATGCCAATGCATATACCTGGCAACCACAATACTGGTCGGACATTCAGGGAGATGTAGACTGGGAGAAGCTATACAAGATCATCTATACCTGTAACGAGGTCATGAATGGCGTGCTGACCAGTGAAAAAGGTACGGAAGACGATAAAAAGCAATTGTATGCGGAAGCACTCGTACACCGTGCATATAGCTACTGGTGCCTGGTAAGTCTGTATGCAAAACAGTATGATGCAGCCACCGCAGCAACTGATCCTGGTGTACCATTGCTGCTGACACCAGATTTGTTTGCCAGTCTGAAAAGAGCCAGCGTGGCAACAGTATATAACCAGATCATCAGTGATGTGAAAGAAGCGATACCGGCGCTGCCTGACTTACCGGACTATAATACCCGTCCGGCAAAATCAGCCGCCTATGCGATACTGGCCCGCACCTATCTCGGCATGCGCGACTTCGCCAATGCAAAGCACTATGCGGATCTGAGCCTCTCCATTCAGTCCGACATCCTTGATCTGCGTCAGTATACTACCAATATTGCCGCTTTCCCTTACCGACTAAATGATAAGGAAGTCATCTTCTCCAAGATCGTGAATGGTTTCACCTTCCAGGGTATCCAGCTGGATACGGCGTTGTTATCCCTGCTGGGTGACAAAGACCTGCGCTACACTTTATTTGTAAGACCGGGCGCCAGCTTCTTCCCGGCTTTCACGGGCTATGGCTACTGGCGTTACAGATACAGCCGTGAAGGTAATGCCATTGCCAACGGGCCCACCGTAGCGGAAATGATGCTGGTAAAAGCAGAATGTGCTGCCAGGGAGAATGATGTGAACACCGCGATCGACCTGCTGAATACACTGAGAGAAAAACGTTTCGCTGCGGCAGACTATACCGCCCTGCAGGCAGGTACCGCTGCAGATGCACTGAACAGCGTGGTCAATGAACGCAGGAGAGAGTTCTTCGGCACCGGCTTAAGGTGGCTGGACCAGAAACGCTTAAACAAAGATGCTGCTTTCGCCGCTACAGTTACACGCCGGTTCAAAGGTGTTGATTATACACTGGAACCCAACAGCAACCGCTACGTGTATCCGATCGGACAGAAATACATTCTCCTGAATCCTGAGATTGAGCAGAATCCATAA
- a CDS encoding RNA polymerase sigma factor — protein sequence MTQREHLPFQRVLPDNENNLVRAAAAGDRDAYGQLYTHYYPFLQVAITFITQDRDETDELLQETFLRIWKTREKLLLVKSFENYAFRIARNLLFDQLRRKKVHLKAIDTIAQRAATEATSGEGPLVYKELHDLAIRAINELDPKKRDIFLSRTEEGLSFEEIADKYDMAVVTVKKHYYAAFHALKSILEQHGGMVSLLFLLWLRGK from the coding sequence TTGACGCAAAGGGAACATCTACCATTTCAACGCGTACTACCGGACAATGAAAATAATTTAGTACGAGCAGCCGCAGCAGGCGACCGGGATGCTTATGGACAGTTATATACACACTACTACCCTTTCTTACAGGTAGCCATCACATTTATTACGCAGGACCGGGACGAAACCGACGAACTGTTACAGGAAACTTTCCTCCGGATCTGGAAGACCCGTGAGAAGCTGTTACTGGTGAAATCGTTCGAGAACTATGCATTCAGGATTGCCAGAAATCTGTTATTTGATCAGCTCAGGCGGAAGAAAGTCCATCTGAAAGCCATTGACACCATCGCTCAGCGTGCCGCTACGGAAGCAACCAGCGGCGAAGGACCGTTAGTCTATAAAGAACTGCATGACCTGGCCATCCGGGCCATCAATGAACTGGACCCGAAGAAAAGGGACATCTTCCTGTCAAGGACAGAAGAAGGGCTCAGTTTTGAGGAAATTGCCGATAAATATGATATGGCAGTAGTGACTGTCAAAAAACATTATTATGCCGCCTTTCATGCCTTGAAATCCATCCTGGAGCAGCACGGCGGTATGGTATCCCTCCTTTTCCTGTTGTGGTTAAGAGGCAAATGA
- a CDS encoding FecR family protein yields MTDDQKILLLKRYMDRTLTDQEATDFFSWYYNVSADEFHNLLQRASDGGQPLVYEEASPAFLTQLNSRLTALDNKEQGAPVRKLSRLWWAAAAAVLVLAAGTWTILKRPAAKQDIAVNKPGQDIAPGSNGAILTLADGSQITLDSLGNGQISNQHGSRVILQSGSLTYDAAGASTASYNTIRTPIARQFRLVLPDGSKVWLNAASMLKYPTAFTGTDRTVEISGEAYFEITPNAQQPFRVKIDNKATIEVLGTDFNINAYTDESSIRTTLLTGSIRVNTTGGSAVLKPGQQAAIRETIQVNNEINTGQVTAWKDGIFNFDGMGVGEVMRQLTRWYDIEVIYEKNVPDIRFYGEIGRNLSLSQVLEGLKLSGVNFRIEGRKLIVLP; encoded by the coding sequence ATGACCGACGACCAAAAGATACTATTATTAAAAAGATATATGGACCGCACATTGACGGACCAGGAAGCCACCGACTTCTTCTCCTGGTATTACAATGTGAGCGCCGATGAATTTCATAACCTGCTGCAACGGGCATCCGACGGCGGACAGCCACTTGTATATGAAGAAGCCAGTCCGGCATTCCTTACACAGCTGAACAGCCGGCTAACCGCCCTCGACAACAAAGAACAGGGTGCGCCGGTCAGAAAGCTTTCCCGCCTGTGGTGGGCAGCAGCAGCAGCCGTGCTCGTACTGGCAGCAGGTACCTGGACAATATTAAAACGTCCTGCCGCAAAACAGGATATAGCAGTGAACAAGCCAGGACAGGATATAGCGCCCGGCAGCAACGGCGCTATTCTGACCCTGGCCGATGGCAGCCAGATCACACTTGACAGTCTTGGCAATGGCCAGATCAGCAACCAGCATGGTAGCCGGGTAATATTACAGAGCGGCAGCCTGACCTATGATGCCGCCGGCGCATCCACCGCCAGCTACAACACCATTCGTACACCAATAGCAAGACAATTCAGGCTCGTACTGCCTGACGGTTCTAAAGTTTGGCTCAATGCAGCCAGTATGCTGAAATATCCGACCGCCTTCACCGGCACAGACAGGACAGTCGAGATCAGCGGGGAGGCCTATTTTGAAATAACACCCAACGCACAACAACCTTTCAGGGTGAAAATAGACAATAAAGCCACGATAGAAGTACTCGGTACTGACTTTAATATCAATGCCTATACAGACGAGTCCAGCATCAGGACCACCTTACTGACAGGCAGTATCAGAGTGAACACAACAGGCGGAAGCGCGGTGCTGAAACCAGGACAACAGGCCGCGATAAGAGAGACAATACAGGTGAACAATGAGATTAACACAGGACAGGTAACCGCCTGGAAAGACGGCATTTTTAACTTCGACGGTATGGGCGTCGGAGAAGTTATGAGACAACTGACAAGATGGTACGATATAGAAGTCATATATGAAAAGAATGTTCCGGATATCAGGTTCTACGGAGAAATAGGCAGGAACCTGAGCCTTTCACAGGTGCTGGAAGGATTGAAATTGTCAGGTGTGAATTTTCGTATAGAAGGCAGAAAACTGATCGTACTGCCGTAA
- a CDS encoding PQQ-dependent sugar dehydrogenase: MKKSLQAIIAGTSFVLASCGAPSGQHTGADSTATADTSLGPVETKNPNTDYKPAFPGQTRVNGVKTTTPYEGTVLSDSLENPWGITSLPDGRLLITEKKGVLRIATISGQLSQPITGLPKVNPDGQGGLLGIRVDPDFQTNRMVYWVFSEPRPDGNLTAVAKGKLSADEKTIEGATVIYRATPAFKGTLHYGGRIVFDKEGNLVVSTGERSDLQTRPQAQQLSSALGKVLRITKEGKPAAGNPFAGQADARPEIYSYGHRNVQGLAFNPATGDLWETEFGPRGGDELNRIEPGKNYGWPTITYGIEYKGDKVGDGIQQKEGLEQPVYYWDPVLSPSGITFYSGKGIPEWKNNLFICGLSSIHIARIVIENNKVVGEEMLLLKEEQRFRDITEGADGVLYAVTDNGRLYSIHKK; encoded by the coding sequence ATGAAAAAATCACTTCAGGCAATTATTGCCGGAACGTCTTTCGTTCTCGCATCCTGCGGCGCTCCTTCGGGGCAACATACCGGTGCTGACAGTACTGCTACTGCAGATACCTCACTGGGTCCCGTGGAAACTAAAAATCCTAATACTGATTACAAACCGGCATTCCCCGGTCAAACCCGTGTGAATGGGGTGAAGACAACGACTCCCTATGAAGGGACCGTCCTGTCCGACAGCCTGGAAAATCCCTGGGGGATCACCTCTTTACCTGACGGCCGACTGCTGATCACGGAGAAGAAGGGCGTCCTGCGTATTGCTACTATCAGCGGACAATTAAGCCAGCCTATTACGGGTTTACCTAAAGTAAATCCTGACGGACAGGGTGGACTGCTTGGTATCAGGGTAGACCCTGACTTCCAGACTAACCGGATGGTATACTGGGTATTCTCTGAACCACGCCCGGATGGTAACCTGACGGCTGTTGCCAAAGGTAAACTCTCCGCTGATGAGAAAACTATTGAAGGCGCTACCGTGATCTACAGAGCTACGCCTGCCTTCAAAGGCACGCTGCACTATGGTGGAAGGATCGTTTTTGATAAAGAAGGCAACCTTGTTGTAAGTACAGGTGAACGCTCTGATCTGCAGACACGTCCGCAGGCGCAGCAACTGAGCTCTGCCTTGGGTAAGGTACTCCGTATCACCAAAGAGGGTAAACCAGCTGCGGGCAATCCATTTGCTGGTCAGGCAGATGCCCGTCCTGAAATATACAGCTACGGCCACCGTAACGTACAGGGACTGGCCTTCAATCCTGCAACCGGTGATCTGTGGGAAACTGAATTCGGTCCCAGAGGCGGCGATGAACTTAACCGCATCGAGCCAGGTAAGAACTATGGCTGGCCAACCATTACCTATGGTATAGAATACAAGGGCGATAAAGTTGGCGACGGTATCCAGCAGAAAGAAGGTCTGGAGCAACCTGTTTACTATTGGGACCCTGTGTTATCACCCAGTGGTATCACCTTCTATTCCGGTAAAGGCATCCCTGAGTGGAAGAACAACCTGTTCATTTGTGGTCTGAGCAGCATTCACATCGCCAGGATCGTGATCGAGAATAATAAAGTGGTAGGTGAAGAAATGCTGTTACTGAAAGAAGAACAGCGCTTCAGAGATATCACAGAAGGAGCTGATGGGGTGTTGTATGCGGTGACGGATAATGGAAGGCTGTATAGTATTCACAAGAAGTAA